The following coding sequences are from one Musa acuminata AAA Group cultivar baxijiao chromosome BXJ2-4, Cavendish_Baxijiao_AAA, whole genome shotgun sequence window:
- the LOC103973450 gene encoding uncharacterized protein LOC103973450 has product MAAEVSSSARTLAGCKEEGEGERELVTRDLLGGEVGLELQVPTAGESRLDLSSGKTYLQQRERSPATRNLHDLNLSPPSPSMASLGLKLEAATSAVHVEYQSVCTLEKVKSALERESRLVATTEPLFPRPDGFSPSPPFTSSSTKRQAEDTGGRVMAVAACPVCLLYVLISTVDPRCPRCTAHVPVNGPRKKPCIDLNFSLQPGNHDTH; this is encoded by the exons ATGGCCGCAGAGGTGAGCTCCTCGGCGCGGACGCTGGCGGGATGCAAGGAGGAAGGGGAGGGCGAGAGGGAGCTCGTCACGCGTGACCTGCTCGGCGGGGAGGTGGGTCTCGAGCTTCAGGTCCCGACCGCCGGGGAGAGTCGCCTCGATCTCTCG TCGGGGAAGACGTACCTCCAACAGCGCGAGCGCAGTCCTGCCACACGCAATCTGCACGACCTCAACCTCTCCCCGCCGTCGCCCTCCATGGCCTCCCTCGGCCTCAAGCTGGAGGCGGCGACCTCCGCCGTCCACGTCGAGTACCAGAGCGTCTGCACCCTGGAGAAGGTCAAGTCCGCGCTGGAACGGGAGTCGCGCCTCGTCGCCACCACCGAGCCCCTCTTCCCCCGGCCCGACGGCTTCTCCCCTTCCCCGCCGTTCACCTCCTCATCTACCAAGCGGCAGGCCGAGGACACGGGCGGGCGGGTTATGGCGGTGGCGGCATGCCCGGTGTGCCTCCTCTACGTGCTCATCTCCACGGTGGACCCGCGGTGCCCCAGGTGCACGGCGCACGTGCCGGTCAACGGCCCCagaaagaagccatgcatcgacCTCAATTTCTCCCTTCAACCTGGGAATCACGATACACATTAA